The genome window CGATCGGAGCGACGCCACTACCTCGGTCGTATCTTCGCGACCTGCGCTTCACTGGTGCTCGGGCTCGCCGTGTACGACACCCAGTGCGGCGCCAAGGCGCTGCGCAGCGGGGCGGCGGCCGATGCCGCGCTCGGCGCGCCCTTCCTGTCGCGATGGCTCTTTGATGTGGAGCTGCTTGCGCGGCTGCGCGATGCGGATGCCACGATGCGCGAGGTGCCGTTGCCGGTGTGGCAGGATCCCGGTGGCTCAAGCCTCCGCTTGCGCGATTTCCTGCGCGCCCCGCTCGAGCTCTGGCGAATTCGCCGCCGCTATCCGCCGCGCTGAACGCCCTCATCGCGCAGCGCCACGTGCTGCGCCAGTGTGGTGAGGTCGCGCTGCATGCGCCGCATCGTCGCCGCGCTGGTGGCGAAGTGGAAGAGGCAGAAGACGATGAAGAAGTAGAACATCAGGTCGGCGCCGCGGCCGATCCCGAGCAGCTTCGCGAGCATGTTGGTCCATTCGGGATAGACGATCAGCACCACGCCGGCACAGGCGAGGCTGAGGTAGGTGAGTCGGTCCATCGCGGTAGAGCGGAGCCGGATGGTGTAGAAGGCGAAGAGCGCCAGCGAGGCGAGCAGGGCAATCTGCGAACCCTTCATGATCGGGATCTCCGGGGTGTGAGCAGCAGGTCCCAGAGGATGCTGATGGCATCCACGAACCGCTGGCCCTTGGCGATGGAATACTCGGTATAGCTCACGTGAACCGGTCGCTCGACACAGCGAAGCCCGCAGCGGGCAATCTCGGCCTGGATTTCCGACGCGTGCGCCATCCGGTCCTGCTCGAGTCGCAACTGTCGCAGCGCAATGGTGGAGAACGCGCGCAGCCCGTTGTGCGAATCGGTGAGGGCAAGCCCCGTGGTCGTGCGACTCACCCAGGTGGCCGCGCGCAGCAACAGCCGGCGGAGTGGTGGCACTTCGGCGCGAGTAGTCGCATCGAGAAAGCGCGAACCGAGGACGACATCGGCCTCGCCCGCAGCAATCGGCGCGATGAGTGTGGCCACCGCGGCGGTGTCGTGCTGTCCGTCGGCATCGAAGGTCACCACATACCGGCACGCGGGTTGGGCGAGCGCCCAGGCGAAGCCGGTGCGGAGCGCGGCGCCCTGGCCAAGATTCACAGGGTGTCGCAGTACCGTGGCACCGGCGGCCGCTGCGGCGGTAGCTGTGGCATCGGGAGAGCCGTCGTCGACGACGCAGACGCGCCACCCGAGGTGCCGCAGGGCGGTGACGACCTGTGCCACCATCGTGGCCTCGCGGAAGGCCGGGACCACGATCACGGTTGCCGCCAATGCATCAGGCGTGACAGCTTCCTGCGACGTAACGCTCACTTCACCTCACCAATAAGCTGGTAGCCATCGTGAGTTTCCCGGGTCGGCAATCGTGGGTCCTGCTGCTGCTGATCGTGCTCGTCGCGTTGCTCGCGCGTCGGATCGTGCCGGCACGACTGGCACGAATCGCGGCGTGGAGCGATGGCCCGGCGCTCCCGATCCTTGCGGGGATTCTCGCGGCATCCCTCACCCTGTGGCAATGGGGCGGGCTTCACGCGGAAGCTGTGGTGTACGACGAAAGCGCCTACCTGCTCCAAGCGGAACTGCTCGCTGCGGGGCATTGGGCTCTCCCCTCCCCCCCCGTGCATGAGGCGTTTACGCAATCGGCGGTGCTGGTCACTCCAGTCCTTGCTCCCAAAATGCCCCCAGGGCACGCTCTAGCCTTGGTCCCAGGACTGCTATTGCACGCTCCGGGCCTGGTTCCTGTGATCCTTGTCGGACTCACCGGGGCATTGCTGCTGCTCCTTGTCCGCAAAGTTGCGGGAGCGGGAGCGGGCACTATTGCCGTCGCGCTGTGGCTGACCCAGGCAGGCCAGGCTCGATGGCGCGCCTCCTACTTCTCGGAGAATACGACGACCGCACTGTGCCTCCTTGGCTGGTATGCGCTTCTGAAGTGGCGTGCGACTCGCCATAGCGGGTGGCTGATCCTGCTTGGAATTGTTACGGGGTGGGGAGCGATCACCCGACCATTGACGATGATTGCCTTCACGATTCCCGTCGCCATCGTCGTAATTGCCGATACGCTTCGGTCAAGACAATGGGGGCCGTTGCTGGCGGCCGTCGGCATTGGAATGCTGCCGCTGCTCGCCATTCCCCTCCAGAACTCGATGGTACTCGGTTCCTGGAATGCGACTCCGCTCGGGCTGTATACTCGACAATATGTTCCATTCGACAAGATGGGATTCGGTCTCGACTCCACGGCGCCATTACTGAAGGTGCCCCCGTTCATCGCCGCATCGAATGCCGACTTTGCGTTGCGACATCGCGAGCATCAACCCGCGGCGTTACCGCAAGTTCTGGCACAGCGCTTGAAATTCTGGTGGGTCGCCAATTTCTCGCTCTGGAGGAAACTGCTTGCCCCGATACTGATTCTCGGTTTGATCGTTATGCCGGTCGTGGTCTGGGTTCCGGTGGCCTCTGGAGTCTTGCTGTACATTTCGTACCTGCTCTATGCGCATCAGCCGTACTGGACGCTCTATTACGCAGAGGCAAATCCAGTCTGGGCCGCAGTGCTCGCGATGGGAGTAGCGTGGCTCCTGATCGAATCCAGGGCACCGCAGCGCACCACAGCCCTCGGCGTGATCATCGGCGCGGGCCTCCTGTTCTGGGCCCGACCGGACCTGATCCGTTGGCGCGACGCGAATCAGGATTCTCAGCGCAAGTTCCTGGTCTTCCGGCGGATGCTGGCGGAAATCCCTGGCGACAGGATCCTTGTCTTTGTCAGAGAGCGGGCCGATCACGACCCTCATGGAAGCTTTGTCCGGAATGTTGCCGACCCCAATCGTGCACGGGTGATCATTGCGTTCGACCTGGGCGATGCGGAAACAGACACGATACGGAAAGCGTTCCCCGATCGAATGGCCTTCAGGTGGGACGAAGCCACGAACTCTGTGGAGTCGTTGAGCGGAAACTCACATCCGACTCCCTGAGAAGGCCCGTCGCGTCTGCTAATCGTTATCTGACGGTGGCCTGGAAGCGACCTGCGCCGTCCGGCGGACGGTCGAGCGAGTCGACACCGTAGCAATCGAATCGCCAATCCACCGCATCTCCGTGAAATTGACGGGTTGCTGCCAGGTCGACCACCACGAACGGTCCGGCTGCTGCGGAAGGCTGGTACCGAATACGCTATTGAATGCCATCGGCAGGACATTTACCGGCGTAATGGTGTCGTAGACGGCCTCGGCGGCGCCCGGAAAGAGGTACGCGGCAAACACACCGAGTCGTTCCCGACGCTGCAGCTCGGTCGCGTCGGTCGGTGCGATCGAGTTTCCGAGCAGCGGTGTCATCCCGATTCGTCCGTGCCCGTGGTCCGCCTGAATGATGATCACCGGCCGTACTCGCGATCGCTTGAGAATCTCGCGCACTGAGGCGAGTACCAGGCGGGTCGAACATTCCGCTTGCGCTGCGTAGGCCTCACGCACCTCCAGTGAATCGTCTCCAACATCGGTCTTCGGCCACCACGCTGTCCGATCCTTGCACTGCCCATCGAATACGTACGGCTCATGCGTTCCCAGGAAATGCAGGAACGCCACGATCGGGCCAGCGCTGTCCGGCAAAGTGGCGACGGTCTCGAGCTTCCACCTCAGCGCCTCGGGCGATTCAACTGGATATGGAAAGTTTGATGCGGTCGCACAATTGGCGGAACCGCAGGTCCGCCCCCAGAGCGGCTCAAACGGCGAATTTCGGATCCAGGTCTGACCGAGTGTGACTACCGGCGCCACCGGCGACTCCAGATTCAATTGCGCATGCCGATTGTGGTTGGTACCCGGAAATCCGGTCGGGAAGAAGGCAAAGCGGTAGCCTAGCGCCTGGAGAAACGCCCAAGCCTTGGCGTTCTCGATCAACTCCCGGGTTCGTTCCCATGGTTTTGGGGCATCGGCGTTGATGAGTGGAGGCAGGTAACTCCAATTCAGCATCGATGCGAGCGACAACTGTGTCTGGACGTAATTCGTGCGGGCGCGCTCTGGTACGACAAAGCCGAGCGCCCGCAAAGAATCGGCGAAAGGATGCAAACTGATGTGATAGCTCTCATCGAATGTCCTGACGCTCGAGAGCTTGTCGACAATGATGATGTAAATGTCCGGCCT of Gemmatimonadota bacterium contains these proteins:
- a CDS encoding DUF2304 domain-containing protein, with product MKGSQIALLASLALFAFYTIRLRSTAMDRLTYLSLACAGVVLIVYPEWTNMLAKLLGIGRGADLMFYFFIVFCLFHFATSAATMRRMQRDLTTLAQHVALRDEGVQRGG
- a CDS encoding glycosyltransferase family 2 protein, with the protein product MSVTSQEAVTPDALAATVIVVPAFREATMVAQVVTALRHLGWRVCVVDDGSPDATATAAAAAGATVLRHPVNLGQGAALRTGFAWALAQPACRYVVTFDADGQHDTAAVATLIAPIAAGEADVVLGSRFLDATTRAEVPPLRRLLLRAATWVSRTTTGLALTDSHNGLRAFSTIALRQLRLEQDRMAHASEIQAEIARCGLRCVERPVHVSYTEYSIAKGQRFVDAISILWDLLLTPRRSRS